One Panicum virgatum strain AP13 chromosome 9K, P.virgatum_v5, whole genome shotgun sequence genomic region harbors:
- the LOC120648763 gene encoding zinc finger protein 36-like, which yields MAPISHDDDYVSLCLMALAAAGGGAQATAPRQHTAAAAAAACWTTAAAQQERELRFRCSVCGKAFASHQALGGHKASHRKPPPPPALLQVQAAAAAAAASASAGDAASSGGGQHRCSVCHRGFATGQALGGHKRCHYWDGLSVSVTASASGSGSSIKDFDLNMMPAAAAAAAGARRWGEEEEVQSPLPLKKRRLSSGPSLDLSLTI from the coding sequence ATGGCGCCCATCAGCCACGACGACGACTACGTCTCCCTCTGCCTcatggccctcgccgccgcggggggcGGAGCCCAGGCTACTGCGCCGCGGCAGCacacggctgctgctgctgctgctgcttgctggacgacggcggcggcccagcAGGAGCGCGAGCTCCGCTTCCGGTGCTCCGTCTGCGGCAAGGCGTTCGCGTCCCACCAGGCGCTGGGCGGGCACAAGGCCAGCCaccggaagccgccgccgccgccggccctgctgcaggtgcaggcggcggcggcggcggcggcggcgtcggcgtctgcCGGAGACGCGGCGTCGTCGGGCGGCGGGCAGCACCGGTGCTCGGTGTGCCACCGGGGCTTCGCCACCGGGCAGGCGCTCGGCGGGCACAAGCGGTGCCACTACTGGGACGGGCTGTCGGTGTCTGTCACGGCGTCCGCGTCGGGGTCCGGCTCCAGCATCAAGGACTTTGATCTGAACatgatgccggcggcggcggcggcagccgccgGAGCGAGGAggtggggagaggaggaggaggtgcagaGCCCCTTGCCGCTCAAGAAGAGGCGGCTGTCGTCGGGTCCTTCCTTGGACCTTAGTTTAACGATTTAG